The following proteins are encoded in a genomic region of Galbibacter sp. BG1:
- a CDS encoding amidohydrolase family protein: MKLKLCFLALFVCSLSLQAQEYFPKNDGVKTKNSNYTAFTNAKIYVTPSNIIENSTLLIQNGKVKAVGSSVTIPKNAITIDLDGKNVYPSFIDIFSSFGISEPNKPKDSERPQYDASREGYYWNDHIMPEQRAIEKFSFDKKKAKELLEVGFGVVNTHVNDGIVRGTSMLVTLNENGNDNERIIAEDVAQFLSFEKSKSSRQAYPTSLMGAIALLRQMYYDANWYAGGNAESKDLSLEALNDNKKLPQIFAADDKLNDLRAAKLANEFQLNYLIKGGGNEFERIGEIKETEATYILPLNFPEAYDVSDPYMAGKIALEEMLLWNQAPTNPKVLAENEVRFAFTAADNKKLSDFKTNLLKAIKYGLDKTKALEALTTLPANLLKANETIGSLEKGRYANFLITSGDVFDKETILYENWVQGNKHVVNDMNIVDLRGDYSLKINGENYDLALTGEPDKLKPELKKGTTKIASSVDYTNGWFHLFFNPEGEKDEFVRLSSKISTSEKLIGNAVLPNGNEGTWTATRNSSAFKKEDKEEDTDSIYKVLPVTYPNKAFGMASLPVPRDILFKNATVWTSEDVGVLENTDVLVKNGKIAKIGTDLSSSGAEVIDATGKHLTAGIIDEHSHIAAASINEAGHNSSAEVTIEDVVNSEDSDIYRNLSGGVTTIQILHGSANPIGGRSAIIKLKWGEDPEDLLMEDRAKFIKFALGENVKQSNWGDAQTVRFPQTRMGVEQVFTDYFQRAQEYDKKWKAYNSFSSSKKKNTKAPRYDVELETLAEILNKERFISCHSYVQSEINMLMKVADKFNFNINTFTHILEGYKVADKMKEHGVGGSTFSDWWAYKYEVNDAIPYNAAIMHNQGVTVAINSDDGEMSRRLNQEAAKTVKYGGMSEEEAWKFVTINPAKLLHIDEHVGSIKEGKDADLVLWNNHPMSIYAIAEKTIIEGAVYYDYEEMKKKEKEIQKKKNELTNMMIREKNKGVKTKTPTVKEEEEFHCDTLIYQL; encoded by the coding sequence ATGAAATTAAAGCTATGCTTTTTGGCACTGTTCGTATGTTCTTTGTCGTTACAGGCACAAGAATATTTTCCAAAAAACGACGGTGTTAAAACAAAAAATTCCAATTACACGGCATTCACCAATGCAAAAATTTATGTGACCCCTTCAAACATTATCGAAAACAGTACATTGCTTATTCAAAATGGTAAGGTAAAAGCCGTGGGTAGTTCAGTAACCATCCCGAAAAATGCTATAACTATAGATTTGGATGGAAAAAATGTATATCCTTCTTTTATCGATATATTCTCAAGTTTTGGGATTTCAGAGCCGAACAAGCCTAAAGATAGTGAGCGTCCACAATACGACGCTTCACGCGAAGGATATTACTGGAACGACCATATTATGCCTGAGCAAAGGGCTATTGAAAAATTCTCTTTTGATAAGAAGAAGGCCAAAGAACTTTTGGAAGTCGGCTTTGGAGTTGTGAATACGCATGTAAATGATGGGATTGTACGCGGAACCAGCATGCTCGTTACCTTGAATGAAAACGGTAATGATAATGAAAGGATTATTGCAGAAGACGTAGCGCAATTTTTATCCTTTGAAAAGAGCAAGTCTTCCCGTCAAGCCTATCCCACATCCCTAATGGGTGCTATAGCTTTATTACGGCAAATGTACTACGATGCCAATTGGTATGCTGGTGGTAATGCGGAAAGCAAAGATTTGTCTTTGGAAGCATTGAACGACAATAAAAAATTACCCCAAATTTTTGCTGCAGATGATAAACTAAACGATTTAAGAGCTGCTAAGCTGGCTAACGAATTTCAACTGAATTACTTAATTAAAGGCGGTGGGAATGAGTTTGAGCGCATCGGGGAAATAAAGGAAACCGAGGCAACTTATATTTTACCGTTAAATTTTCCAGAAGCCTATGATGTTTCAGATCCGTATATGGCCGGGAAAATAGCCTTGGAAGAAATGCTACTTTGGAATCAAGCGCCCACGAATCCAAAAGTTTTAGCTGAAAACGAGGTAAGATTTGCCTTTACCGCAGCCGATAATAAAAAATTAAGTGATTTTAAAACCAACCTTTTAAAAGCTATTAAGTATGGGTTGGACAAAACGAAAGCACTGGAAGCGCTTACTACACTTCCCGCAAATTTACTGAAGGCCAATGAAACCATAGGCTCTTTGGAAAAGGGACGTTATGCCAACTTTTTAATTACTTCTGGAGATGTTTTTGACAAAGAAACCATTTTATACGAAAACTGGGTTCAAGGGAATAAACATGTTGTTAACGATATGAATATAGTTGATTTAAGAGGTGATTACTCCTTAAAAATCAATGGAGAAAATTATGACTTAGCACTCACAGGAGAACCTGATAAATTAAAACCTGAACTGAAAAAAGGAACTACTAAAATAGCTTCCAGCGTAGATTATACCAACGGTTGGTTTCATCTATTTTTTAACCCGGAAGGGGAGAAGGATGAGTTCGTAAGGTTATCCTCAAAAATTTCCACTTCAGAAAAATTAATTGGAAATGCAGTTTTACCCAATGGGAATGAAGGTACTTGGACGGCCACTAGAAATTCATCGGCATTTAAAAAAGAGGATAAAGAAGAAGATACAGATTCCATTTACAAGGTGCTACCGGTTACTTATCCCAATAAGGCTTTTGGGATGGCGAGTTTGCCCGTACCAAGAGATATACTTTTTAAAAATGCTACTGTTTGGACCAGTGAAGATGTAGGGGTTTTGGAAAACACCGATGTTTTGGTTAAAAACGGGAAAATCGCAAAAATCGGTACTGATTTATCAAGCTCTGGAGCCGAGGTTATCGATGCTACAGGAAAACATCTGACGGCTGGAATAATAGATGAGCATTCGCATATTGCTGCAGCCTCTATTAACGAAGCGGGGCATAATAGTTCTGCTGAAGTAACGATTGAAGATGTTGTTAATTCGGAAGATTCAGATATTTATAGGAATCTTTCTGGGGGTGTTACAACGATTCAAATATTACACGGTTCTGCCAATCCAATAGGAGGGCGATCGGCAATTATAAAACTAAAATGGGGAGAAGATCCGGAGGATTTGCTAATGGAAGACCGTGCTAAATTTATAAAATTTGCGCTTGGGGAAAATGTAAAGCAATCAAATTGGGGAGATGCACAAACGGTACGATTTCCACAAACCAGAATGGGGGTAGAACAGGTTTTTACAGATTATTTCCAAAGAGCTCAAGAATATGATAAAAAGTGGAAAGCATACAATTCATTTTCTTCTTCCAAAAAGAAAAATACTAAAGCTCCTAGATACGATGTAGAGCTGGAGACCTTGGCAGAAATTTTAAACAAAGAGCGTTTTATTTCATGCCATTCCTATGTGCAAAGTGAAATTAACATGTTGATGAAGGTCGCAGATAAATTTAACTTCAACATTAATACTTTTACCCATATTTTGGAGGGCTATAAAGTGGCCGATAAAATGAAAGAACACGGGGTAGGTGGCTCCACATTCTCCGATTGGTGGGCCTATAAATATGAAGTAAACGATGCCATTCCTTACAACGCGGCCATTATGCATAACCAAGGTGTAACGGTTGCTATTAATTCCGATGACGGGGAAATGTCCAGAAGATTAAATCAAGAAGCCGCAAAAACAGTCAAATACGGAGGGATGAGTGAAGAAGAAGCTTGGAAGTTTGTTACCATAAACCCTGCAAAATTGCTTCATATAGATGAGCATGTGGGAAGTATAAAAGAGGGGAAGGATGCCGATTTAGTGCTTTGGAACAATCACCCCATGTCTATTTATGCTATTGCAGAAAAAACAATAATTGAAGGAGCGGTTTACTACGACTATGAAGAAATGAAAAAGAAGGAAAAGGAAATTCAGAAAAAGAAAAATGAGCTTACCAATATGATGATCCGTGAAAAAAATAAAGGTGTAAAGACAAAAACACCAACTGTTAAGGAGGAAGAAGAGTTTCATTGCGATACTTTAATCTACCAGTTATAA
- a CDS encoding DUF3810 domain-containing protein, whose protein sequence is MSDRLKTFLALSIIPQYILVKWLAGYPEFIETYYSNFVYQFISKGFRYAFGWVPFSIGDILYTLLVIFIIRFLITKGRLFFYGTRIFLREVFLVVSFVYFVFHLFWGFNYYRLPIHKKLNLSSEYTSEELYDFTERLIEKSNEIHSQLTNNDTVMVKIPYSKPEIYKKTMSGYETLGKIIPEFSYSPKSIKTSLYSTALTYMGYSGYLNPFTNEAQVNGLQIDFKYPTVSCHEEAHQIGYSAENEANFVAFLAATSNDDLYFKYSGYIYVLRYCLGEVKRRDIKKFEEYNEIVHLGIIKNYVEVANFWRRHKTKAEPVFKNSFNTFLKANNQKKGLKSYSYVVALLVNYYKDKKL, encoded by the coding sequence ATGTCCGACCGCCTAAAAACATTTTTAGCACTTTCCATTATCCCCCAGTACATTTTAGTTAAATGGTTGGCTGGATATCCAGAATTTATAGAAACCTATTACAGTAATTTTGTCTATCAATTTATTTCTAAAGGCTTTCGGTATGCATTTGGGTGGGTCCCTTTTTCTATTGGGGATATTCTTTACACGCTTTTGGTTATTTTTATCATCCGGTTTTTAATAACCAAGGGACGCTTGTTTTTTTACGGTACTAGAATTTTTTTAAGGGAAGTATTTTTAGTGGTTTCTTTTGTCTATTTCGTTTTTCATTTATTTTGGGGGTTTAATTATTATCGGCTTCCCATTCATAAAAAATTGAATTTATCCAGTGAATACACTTCCGAAGAATTATACGATTTCACAGAGCGGTTGATTGAAAAAAGCAACGAAATCCACTCCCAACTTACCAATAACGATACGGTAATGGTGAAAATACCTTATTCCAAACCTGAAATCTATAAAAAAACGATGTCTGGTTATGAGACACTGGGTAAGATAATCCCAGAGTTTAGTTACAGTCCGAAAAGTATAAAAACCTCCTTATATAGCACGGCACTTACGTACATGGGTTACAGCGGCTACCTGAATCCGTTTACCAATGAAGCCCAGGTGAACGGACTTCAAATAGATTTTAAATATCCAACGGTGAGTTGTCATGAAGAGGCGCATCAAATAGGTTATTCCGCAGAGAATGAGGCTAATTTCGTGGCTTTCCTTGCCGCTACCTCCAATGATGACCTTTATTTTAAATATTCCGGTTATATCTATGTATTGCGTTATTGTTTAGGTGAAGTAAAAAGAAGGGACATCAAAAAGTTTGAGGAATATAACGAAATTGTACACCTCGGAATTATAAAAAACTATGTGGAAGTGGCCAATTTTTGGCGTCGACACAAAACAAAAGCAGAACCTGTTTTTAAAAATTCGTTTAATACCTTCCTCAAAGCAAATAATCAAAAAAAAGGACTTAAAAGTTACAGTTACGTAGTGGCGCTCCTCGTAAATTATTATAAAGATAAAAAACTGTAG
- a CDS encoding aminoacyl-histidine dipeptidase: MSKEVRALQPSEVWEKFADLNAVPRPSKKEERVIAFMVDFGKNLNLETFKDEVGNVIVRKPATPGMENRKTVVLQSHLDMVHQKNNDTKFDFSTEGINMYVTEDGWVKAKGTTLGADNGLGVAAIMAILESKDISHPAIEALFTIDEETGMTGAQGLKGGVLKGDILLNLDTEEDDEIDIGCAGGVDITATRKYEEEETPNNVTAYRILVKGLQGGHSGMDIHRGFGNANKIMNRLLFDGFENFGLRIAMIDGGGLRNAIPRESEAIIVVDEIHHDAFALEFNQLATVIKKEYRTNEPSLSITAEVIDIPSKVMNIGVQEGITRALYAAHNGVYAMSPDMEDLVQTSNNIARVKIKEGKIKVLCLTRSSVESSKIDLANGLRAAFELCGCEVSLSGEYPGWKPNPESAILKVLNKKYQTLFKEKPEVVACHAGLECGILGQNYPEMDMISFGPTIKGAHSPDERANIASVQKFWTFLKEILKEVPVKD; the protein is encoded by the coding sequence ATGAGTAAAGAAGTAAGAGCCCTGCAACCTAGTGAGGTTTGGGAAAAATTTGCCGATTTAAATGCGGTACCCAGACCCTCCAAAAAAGAAGAGCGTGTAATAGCCTTTATGGTGGATTTTGGGAAAAATCTTAATCTTGAAACATTTAAAGATGAAGTAGGAAATGTAATTGTGCGCAAACCGGCAACCCCTGGAATGGAAAATAGAAAAACGGTGGTGCTACAGTCGCATTTAGATATGGTTCATCAAAAAAATAACGATACGAAATTCGATTTCAGTACCGAGGGTATCAATATGTATGTTACCGAAGATGGATGGGTGAAAGCGAAAGGAACTACACTTGGAGCCGATAATGGCTTGGGAGTAGCTGCGATTATGGCAATTTTGGAAAGTAAAGATATTTCCCATCCTGCCATTGAAGCACTCTTTACCATCGATGAGGAAACAGGAATGACCGGAGCTCAAGGCCTAAAAGGTGGTGTTCTTAAAGGTGATATCTTACTGAATTTAGATACCGAGGAAGACGATGAAATTGATATTGGCTGTGCTGGAGGTGTCGATATTACCGCCACTAGAAAATATGAAGAGGAAGAAACCCCTAATAATGTTACAGCCTATAGAATTTTGGTAAAAGGACTGCAAGGTGGACACAGTGGTATGGATATCCACCGTGGTTTTGGAAATGCCAATAAAATCATGAACCGATTGCTGTTCGATGGTTTCGAAAATTTCGGACTCAGAATTGCGATGATTGATGGCGGAGGGTTACGAAATGCCATCCCGAGGGAGAGTGAAGCCATTATTGTGGTAGATGAAATTCATCATGATGCATTTGCACTCGAATTTAATCAATTGGCTACCGTAATTAAAAAAGAGTATCGAACCAATGAGCCTTCTTTATCCATTACTGCAGAAGTTATAGATATTCCCTCAAAGGTTATGAATATTGGGGTTCAAGAAGGAATTACAAGGGCATTGTATGCAGCACATAATGGCGTGTATGCCATGAGCCCAGATATGGAAGACCTCGTGCAAACATCCAATAATATTGCACGTGTTAAAATTAAGGAAGGAAAAATTAAAGTATTGTGCTTGACAAGATCATCGGTAGAATCTTCTAAAATAGATTTGGCAAACGGACTTCGGGCTGCATTCGAACTTTGCGGTTGTGAGGTTTCTTTAAGCGGAGAATACCCAGGCTGGAAGCCAAATCCTGAAAGTGCCATTTTAAAGGTTTTAAATAAAAAATATCAAACGCTTTTCAAAGAAAAACCAGAAGTGGTGGCTTGCCATGCCGGATTGGAATGCGGTATTTTAGGACAAAATTATCCAGAAATGGATATGATTAGCTTCGGACCTACGATTAAAGGTGCACATTCTCCAGATGAAAGAGCGAATATAGCGTCGGTTCAAAAGTTTTGGACTTTCCTAAAAGAAATTTTAAAAGAGGTTCCGGTTAAAGACTAA
- a CDS encoding chemotaxis protein CheB, whose translation MSTEKTIEPFPIVGIGASAGGIDSFSKFLSTIPDDSGMAYILVQHLAPSHESILSHILAKITTLPVKEITNDCKILPNHIYVIPENKMLEVTDHELKLYPRDIKIQHMPIDVFFSSLARVHGTQAIGVVLSGTARDGTLGLRDIKEYGGITFAEDPDMAAWDGMPTNAIEAGVVDFVLPAEEIFPKLIDVYTAYETNGARGSLGIDTKKITEDGLHRILSLVQQESGVDFSYYKRPTILRRIARRMAINQVPSHVVYLELLRENKSEQAALLQDLLIKVTSFFRDPEIFDKLKETVIPQLLENRLPDKPIRAWVTACATGEEAYSLAITFLDALDQKDSESSSYNTKIQIFASDISEVAINKARAGVYTAAEVQPLSKRQLDRYFTKIDGNYKVIKSLRDTIVFSEHNFLKDPPFSKLDLISCRNVLIYLDAFLQKKLLSTFHYALKDNGFLLLGKSETTGTFPDIFVPFSKQAKIYTRKSGSERLFQVSGVRKENKVPPVKPIQTDNIPKTDFRQSANTILLSGYTPASLIVDEHMEIVQINGNMTPFLEFSSGKPSHELMKIARKELAFELRNALHKAKESQKKVSKERISLKNNSDQFFVNIEVIPLNDIRVPYYLILFHKKEPINSFWSNLWNRWSLAFSPSSKNHLTDRNEALQRELEQVREDMHRISEDQEASNEELQSANEELLSSNEEMQSLNEELETSKEELQSTNEELVVVNRELMEKQTELTHTLNYLDAIIANLREPFVVLDKDFRVCNANLAYYNKFKVDKLETEGKSFFQVQQSLFDNPKLRHLIQKILSEKDRVLDEEIIINFSSGNKKSFMFNVRKIENPQESKKLILLSLEDITERKMTESYKNIIAELQKTNEQLDRYVHVASHDLQEPLRKILIFSDLLLEDDRIGIEGKREVVEKISSSAARMSNLIKGLLEYSRVAHHEELLDQVNLNNIAKEILLDFELLIEDTQAKIKIGELPLIEAVPLQMNQLLRNLLDNGLKFTKTGVAPNIEISSHKLSKNEIEKYPKLSTELNYYEIIVSDKGIGFSPEYQEKIFLIFERLMGSLDQKGSGIGLSLVKKIVENHNGIIYTVSTEGNGAAFHVILPEVQPK comes from the coding sequence ATGTCAACAGAAAAAACAATCGAGCCATTTCCAATAGTAGGTATTGGTGCATCCGCTGGTGGAATTGATTCATTTTCCAAATTTTTGAGTACTATACCCGACGATTCTGGGATGGCTTATATATTGGTACAGCACCTTGCGCCTTCCCACGAAAGTATCTTATCTCACATTCTTGCCAAAATAACTACGTTGCCTGTAAAAGAGATAACAAACGACTGTAAAATTTTGCCTAATCATATTTATGTTATTCCTGAAAATAAAATGCTGGAAGTAACAGATCATGAATTAAAGCTTTATCCTAGGGATATCAAAATCCAACACATGCCTATTGATGTTTTCTTTTCTTCACTGGCAAGAGTTCACGGCACCCAAGCCATTGGGGTTGTACTTTCTGGTACCGCCAGAGATGGCACCTTAGGTTTAAGGGATATAAAAGAATATGGAGGGATTACTTTTGCTGAAGATCCTGACATGGCAGCATGGGATGGAATGCCAACAAACGCTATCGAAGCCGGGGTAGTTGATTTTGTTTTACCAGCTGAAGAAATCTTCCCTAAGTTAATAGATGTATATACCGCCTACGAAACCAATGGTGCTCGTGGCAGTCTTGGGATTGACACAAAAAAAATAACCGAAGACGGACTTCATAGGATTCTATCATTGGTACAGCAGGAAAGCGGCGTAGATTTTAGTTATTACAAGCGTCCCACCATTTTGAGACGAATTGCCCGCAGAATGGCGATAAACCAAGTTCCCAGTCACGTTGTATATTTAGAATTACTTCGAGAAAACAAATCCGAACAGGCCGCTTTACTTCAAGATCTCCTTATTAAGGTTACTTCTTTTTTCCGGGATCCCGAAATATTTGATAAATTAAAAGAAACGGTAATACCACAGCTATTGGAAAATCGGCTTCCGGATAAGCCGATCCGAGCCTGGGTAACAGCGTGTGCAACGGGTGAAGAGGCCTACTCACTAGCAATTACTTTTTTAGATGCATTAGACCAAAAGGATAGCGAAAGTTCCAGTTACAATACCAAGATCCAGATATTTGCTTCAGATATTTCAGAAGTGGCTATAAATAAAGCAAGAGCAGGTGTATACACTGCAGCTGAGGTTCAACCGCTTTCTAAAAGGCAGTTGGATCGATATTTTACCAAGATAGATGGTAATTATAAAGTAATAAAATCCTTAAGGGATACTATCGTTTTTTCTGAGCACAATTTTCTGAAAGATCCACCATTTAGCAAATTAGATTTGATAAGTTGCCGTAATGTATTGATTTATTTGGATGCATTTTTGCAAAAGAAATTGCTGTCTACCTTTCATTATGCTTTAAAGGATAATGGTTTTCTGCTCTTGGGCAAGTCGGAAACTACGGGAACTTTCCCAGATATTTTTGTACCTTTTTCAAAGCAGGCTAAAATATATACCCGTAAATCTGGTTCCGAGCGTTTATTTCAAGTTTCTGGGGTACGAAAAGAAAATAAAGTGCCTCCAGTTAAACCCATTCAAACGGACAATATTCCAAAAACTGATTTTAGGCAAAGTGCCAATACCATTTTACTCTCTGGTTATACACCTGCAAGTTTAATTGTGGATGAACACATGGAAATTGTTCAAATTAATGGGAATATGACTCCCTTCTTAGAATTTTCTTCTGGGAAACCTTCTCACGAACTGATGAAAATAGCTAGGAAAGAACTCGCTTTTGAACTTCGCAATGCCTTGCACAAGGCTAAAGAATCTCAAAAAAAAGTAAGTAAAGAAAGGATTTCCTTAAAAAACAATTCAGATCAGTTTTTTGTCAATATAGAAGTTATACCACTTAATGACATTAGAGTTCCTTATTATTTAATACTCTTTCATAAAAAGGAGCCTATTAATTCTTTTTGGAGCAATTTATGGAACCGATGGTCTCTTGCTTTCAGTCCTTCGTCAAAAAATCATCTTACAGACCGGAATGAGGCACTACAGAGAGAATTAGAACAGGTGCGTGAAGATATGCATCGCATCAGTGAAGATCAAGAGGCTTCCAACGAAGAACTGCAAAGCGCCAACGAAGAGTTACTTAGTAGTAATGAGGAAATGCAAAGTTTGAATGAAGAACTGGAAACTTCAAAGGAAGAATTACAATCCACCAACGAAGAACTGGTCGTAGTTAACCGTGAACTTATGGAGAAGCAAACAGAGCTTACCCATACCTTAAATTATTTGGACGCTATTATAGCAAATCTTCGTGAACCTTTTGTGGTGCTAGATAAAGACTTCCGTGTTTGCAATGCTAATTTGGCTTATTACAACAAGTTTAAGGTTGATAAGTTGGAGACCGAAGGAAAATCTTTTTTTCAGGTACAGCAGAGTTTATTTGACAATCCGAAGTTAAGGCACCTAATTCAAAAAATACTCTCCGAAAAAGATCGGGTATTGGATGAAGAGATTATTATCAATTTTTCATCTGGGAACAAAAAATCTTTTATGTTCAATGTTCGAAAAATTGAGAACCCACAGGAATCAAAAAAATTAATATTACTATCTCTGGAGGATATCACCGAGAGAAAAATGACAGAAAGTTATAAAAATATTATTGCGGAACTTCAAAAAACCAATGAACAACTGGACCGATATGTACATGTAGCTAGCCACGACTTACAAGAACCACTAAGGAAAATATTGATTTTTTCGGATCTTCTATTGGAAGATGATCGTATTGGAATAGAAGGTAAAAGGGAAGTTGTTGAAAAAATATCTTCTTCAGCCGCAAGAATGTCCAATCTTATAAAAGGATTGCTAGAATATTCCCGTGTTGCTCATCACGAAGAACTTTTAGATCAAGTGAATCTCAACAATATTGCGAAAGAGATTCTTTTAGATTTCGAACTGCTGATCGAAGATACGCAAGCAAAAATTAAAATTGGGGAACTTCCCTTAATTGAAGCAGTTCCTTTACAAATGAATCAGTTATTAAGGAATCTTTTAGATAATGGACTCAAATTTACCAAAACAGGAGTAGCACCCAACATTGAAATAAGTTCGCATAAACTTTCAAAAAATGAAATCGAAAAGTATCCAAAGCTCTCTACGGAGCTAAACTACTATGAAATTATAGTGAGCGATAAGGGTATTGGGTTTAGCCCCGAATACCAAGAAAAGATTTTTTTGATTTTTGAACGTCTTATGGGATCTCTGGATCAAAAGGGAAGTGGAATAGGTCTTTCATTGGTAAAAAAAATTGTGGAGAATCACAACGGTATTATTTATACAGTTTCCACGGAAGGAAATGGGGCAGCTTTTCATGTAATTCTTCCCGAAGTTCAACCGAAATAA
- a CDS encoding helix-turn-helix domain-containing protein — protein MKLRVKFDDKLVFRNLLKQQLDSLGVPYEILANLDIIIKDGTKVIEIGVLEQDLAKVGIVILSDEKIQLSERIKEVITEMIHHNNKTQRYKFSKYLSDKLNYSYSHLANVFSETTHTSIERFIILKKIDYAKTLMTNEGLTLTEIAYQLNYSSVAHLSNQFKKITGLSPSLFQEIVAKRNLERKFVQSVT, from the coding sequence ATGAAGCTAAGAGTTAAATTTGATGATAAGCTAGTTTTTAGAAATCTTCTAAAACAGCAGCTAGATTCATTGGGAGTTCCCTATGAGATTCTAGCTAATTTAGATATTATTATCAAAGACGGCACTAAAGTTATAGAAATTGGGGTCTTAGAGCAGGATTTAGCCAAAGTGGGAATTGTAATTTTGAGTGATGAAAAAATTCAATTGTCAGAACGAATCAAAGAAGTAATAACTGAAATGATTCACCACAATAATAAAACCCAACGATATAAGTTTTCTAAATATCTATCAGATAAATTGAATTATTCTTACAGCCATTTGGCCAATGTATTTTCCGAAACGACGCATACTTCTATCGAACGTTTTATTATTTTAAAGAAAATAGATTATGCAAAAACCTTAATGACAAATGAGGGTCTTACACTAACCGAAATCGCCTATCAATTAAATTACAGCAGTGTAGCACACCTCTCAAACCAGTTTAAAAAGATAACAGGACTTAGTCCTAGCCTTTTTCAGGAAATTGTGGCCAAACGTAATTTAGAAAGAAAATTTGTACAGTCAGTGACTTAA